The Diabrotica undecimpunctata isolate CICGRU unplaced genomic scaffold, icDiaUnde3 ctg00001492.1, whole genome shotgun sequence genome contains a region encoding:
- the LOC140431610 gene encoding inter-alpha-trypsin inhibitor heavy chain H3-like produces MSMLQKSNFCVVVCLILFTGKAFAFEYVVFKTDPVSKPSIVKRDTKSDLPEIKEFLVNTHVSNHFAETSVTNVVENPDHFAKQTTFSVVLPERAFISGFYMEIDGKQYKAFVKEKDLARTIFNKAAEIGQTAGHVAVSTKNSNRFTVTVNIEPRSKVLFKLEYEELLQRENGQYEIITNIQPGQIVKKLKVTVTIKENQPLINLKTPYLQAGSGSMDLGQMTIDPNARVSIDNSSAVIIFEPNVERQMEFACSGLGNTEYNGFAGQFIVNYDVNRTNEGGDVSYIIYIYIYIYIYIYIYIYIYI; encoded by the exons ATGTCAATGTTGCAGAAAAGTAATTTTTGTGTTGTAGtgtgtttaatattatttacggGGAAAGCTTTTGCTTTTGAGTATGTTGTATTTAAAACTGACCCAGTTTCTAAACCTTCAATTGTTAAAAGG GACACCAAATCGGATCTTCCGGAAATTAAAGAATTTCTTGTAAACACACATGTATCTAACCATTTTGCAGAAACTAGTGTTACAAACGTAGTGGAAAACCCAGATCATTTTGCTAAGCAAACGACCTTTTCCGTAGTTCTGCCAGAGAGAGCTTTTATTTCAGGTTTTTACATGGAAATCGATGGAAAACAATATAAGGCATTCGTGAAAGAAAAGGATTTAGCTAGAACTATCTTTAATAAG GCTGCAGAAATAGGACAAACTGCTGGACATGTTGCTGTGAGCACGAAAAATTCTAACAGATTCACTGTAACGGTCAACATAGAACCACGAAGCAAGGTACTCTTTAAATTAGAATATGAAGAACTATTACAAAGAGAGAATGGGCAGTACGAAATTATCACCAACATTCAACCTggtcaaattgttaaaaaattgaAGGTCACG GTAACCATAAAAGAAAATCAACCTTTGATAAACTTGAAAACACCTTACCTTCAGGCAGGTAGTGGATCGATGGATCTGGGACAAATGACAATAGATCCTAATGCACGTGTCAGTATAGACAATAGTTCAGCTGTGATAATATTTGAACCTAATGTTGAAAGACAAATGGAATTTGCATGTAGCGGACTTGGAAATACAGAGTATAATGGATTTGCTGGACAGTTTATTGTTAATTATGAtgttaatagaacaaatgaaggCGGAGACGTAAgctacataatatatatatatatatatatatatatatatatatatatatatatatatatatatatatag